ATATATTAATGCTACTAACATACAATTTATGTGTGTAATATTTCCTTAAAAACAGCAGTAAATATGAACAGATTGCTGTTACTAGATTTCCCCTAAAAGCAAAACCCTCAGCCCGATTACATAGTAAACTGTGAGGGTTTTATTGGTTTTGGCACCAGTGATCCCGTTTGGATTCGAACCAAAGACCTACTGCTTAGAAGGCAGTTGCTCTATCCAACTGAGCTACGGGACCTATTTTGTTTTTTTGAGTGTGCAAATATAGTTTCTTAATTCGAATATGTAAAATTATTTGATAAATAAGCTATTTATCATTTTTCTAGTACCACAAATTCGGTTCTTCTGTTCTTTGCCCTACCTACTTCCGTATCGTTGGTTGTAACTGGTTTTGCTTTTCCAAACCCCTTAAAAGCGACTAGTCTACCTTTGGGAATCCCTTTTTCTTGCAACAACTCAAATACCGAAAATGCTCTATCGGTAGATAAGCTTATATTACTTGCTTCGTCTCCAACATTATCGGTATGGCCGTGCACCTCAATCTTTATTGTTGGATTGTCTTTTAAATACGCCACAAATTCCTCTATTACAGCAATAGACTCTTCTTTTAATTTGGATGAATTAGAATTGAAATAAATATTGTTTAGCGTGTACGCTTTCCCTACCTCAACAGGTTTACTTTCAAAATTAATCTTTGTAGGTTCTTTCACTGCATTTTCTTCTTTAATGGAAACCAATGATGAATTAAAAGCATAACCTTCTTTCTTAACCGTTACCACAAAATCTTCTTTCTTTTTCATGTTCACAATTGCAATAAACTCACCGGTAGTTGTATCTACAATAGCTTCTGTTTTTTCTTTGCTTTTTGCAGATTTTATTTCGACTGTTGCGTTTTTAAGAGCGGCACCTTTCTCGTCCTTCATTTCGCCTTTTATAAATGCCACAGCTGATGGACGAGCTTCCTTATAGAGTTCGAACGAATAAATATCCCATCCTCCAACTACTTTTCCTTTTACTTTGGCAGATTGATTGGAGGCAAAATAACCATAATGCCCATCGGTACTAACAAAAAAGCCTAAATCATCTGCTTCGGAATTTATTGGATAACCAATGTTTTTAGGAGTAAGCCACTCGCCTTTCTCATCTTTTCTAACATAAAAAATATCAAATCCTCCAAACCCAGGCTGTCCATCGGACGAAAAATAAAGTGTTTCGCTATCGGAATGCATAAAAGGAGATTTGTCGTGCCCCTCTGTATTAATTTTTGGTCCTAAATTTACAGGTGGTGCCCAATTTCCGGTAACATCTCTAGTTGTTTTATAAATATCAATACCTCCCAAACCTCCTTTTCTATCACTTGCAAAATATAGCGATTTGCCATCTGCAGAAAGAGTTGGTTGCGAATCGAAATAAACAGGATCGTTAATTCCATCCACCTTTTTAATCTCAGTCCATGTGCCACCAACTAATTCAGAATAATAAATATCACAGTTTAGCTGCTCTCCTCCTTCATCTTTACAAATAGTATAAAATAATTTTTTATTATCGATGGAAACAGTTGCGCCTCCTTCGTTTGAATTTTTATTGTATGGATCGGGCATTGCAGATCCTTTGTCAAACTTCCCGTTAGTTCCACGTTTGCTAAAAGAAAAAATCTCTACTTCTTTGTCGCTCTGATAAACAGTATTCTTTGAGTTTTGCGGAACCCTTCTAGTAAATAAAATCATTTCATCATCGGGAGAAATTATAGGCAAATACTCACTGTTTTGAGTACAAACACCCTCTACTAATTGAGGATCGAATGGAACGGGATTCTTTTTTAGTTCATCTAAATCTCGATAAATTTTAGCGTACTTAATTATTTCTTTTGATTGCTCTTCTAACGCAGGATAATCTTTTCCATACTTTTTTTCATCATCTGCTTTAAATTTTATAAATTTTTCTAAATAGGTAATGCACTCAGAATATTTTTCTTGCTCATAATAACTAAAACCTAGGTAGTAATAAGGCTCGGCATGAAAATCAGGACATTTTTCTATTACCTTGAGCAGGTATTCGTCTATTACTTTATACTTTGTTTTTTCGTATTTTATTGTAAGAATACGTTCTTGAATATAAGCAAATACAGCTTCAATGTAATCAGGATCTAGCTCCATTGCTTTCTCCAGAAACTTATAACGCTCCTCCTTTTTATATTTCTTTTTATCGGTTCCCTTTTCCAAATTTTTAATCGCTTCTTTATTTTCAGACGAACCACATTTCACAGCTTCATCTTGAGAAAAAGCAGATGTATAAAAACAGAGTACAACTAATATAACGTAAAGTGAATATTTCTTTTGATAAAATAATTGCATAAAAAAGGTAATGGTAGTGTTTAGCACACAAAAATAATACCATTACCTAAATTACAATTTATTTGAGCAATTAATTTACAACAAACTTACTGTACACAGATCCATTCACTGATTTCAGGCCATAATAGTAGGTTCCTGGGATATACTCAGATACATTTATATCAAAAAACGAATTGATTGAAGAATTATTATTTGACTCAAAAATTGTTTTTCCTGAAATATCAAACACCCTTAAATTAACCCAATCATTCGTGTTGCGAGTTGAGTAATTAATTCTCACGCTTGAGCTAGCCGGATTGGGATAATGCCCATAGAATATAAGATTACCCGACTCCGACTTAATCTCTTTCTCAACCGATAATGGAGAAGACTCGCCTACAACCAGCGGAATTATTAACGGATCGCAGTCCAACGGCATAGGAGTATTAATTTGATTTACTTTCTGATAAAATTTTTCGACTTTATACCATTGTTGAGACAAGATAGAATTTCCGGCATCCTTAGCATTGGTTACGGGAAAAATACAGGCTCGAGCCTCACCTTTTCCATCATTGTTGGCACACGAATTAGATGCCAAATACAACTGCTGATTGGAGCTTGCATTAGATGTTTTATCTACGGTAAGAGATGCCACAAAGCTGCTTGTAAGCGTAATTGGAGAGGCAAACGGAATTGAGGTGTATGTTCCAAAATTTAACGCACTGGAGGCGGTGTTTATAGTAGCTGCAGGTGCATATGCATTTGCAAAACTTAACGTTGTAGTTCCTAAAGCCGAGCCATTGGGAAGTGAGTCTGTTCCTGCATTATACAATTTCGCCAAAAAAGTAGTAGCATTTGTACCTTTTTTACCACCTATTAAAACCAGAAATTCATCAATTTGGATTGTTGTAGTATTATCAAAGTGCACCCCCACTTCGTACACCCAACCTCCGGCTCCAAAAGCATAAATAGGTATAGGAATACTTGTACCAAACTGCGTTTTGGTGCATTCTTTAGCAGTTGCACGGGTTAAATAATCATCAAACGTAAGTGTTTGGGCACTTGCATTAATTGCAAAAACCCAAAATAAAATAAAGTAGTTTATTTTCATATTGATAGTTGTTTTTACTTAAATCTACTTTAGTATTTATACTTTTACGAACAAATAAATACGTATTATTATATTTCGAACAAACTATGGACGCATCATTTGATTATTACAATTGGATTTTACTGCCTTTACTCATATTTATTTCTAGGCTATTTGATGTAACATTAAATACCCTTAGGCACATTTTCACATCGAAAGGATACACAAAAATAGTTCCGATACTAGGCTTTTTTGAAGTATTATTATGGCTTATTATTGTAGCGCAGGTAATGAAAAACCTAAATAATGTTGCTTGTTATTTAGCTTGGGCATGTGGGTTTGCTACCGGCACCTATATTGGTTTAAAAATAGAAGAAAAACTAGCATTAGGAAATCAAATTATCCGCCTTATCACAAATCAAAGTACTAGCGGCTTAATTGATTTGTTGCGAGAAAAAAATCATGGAGTAACAATTTTAAGTGGCGAAGGTGCTAAGGGACCCGTAAAAATATTATACATTATTGCTGAAAGAAAAAATGTAAAAGACGTCATTCATATTATTGATAAAAACATTGAAGACGCCTTTTACACTATTGAAGATATTCGCAACTCACATCATGGAATTTTTGCTTCCAAGCGTGCTTAAGCAAGCTAGTAAATAATCAATTTATTTACATACTTAGTTTTTGAATCGGAAGTATGTATTGATAAATAGTAAATTCCTAACGGCAATTTAGATACATCTACACTGGTTATATTATTTACTTTACTAGGTATAACTGTGTTTTCAGAAACAACTTTACCAAGATTATCTACTAATCGCAGAATATGATTCTCTGCAGTATTTAGCCCATTAACAAAGCTTATCTGCACCAATTTAGTTTCAGAATTATAATAACTATTTATTGAATTCAATTCCAACTCATTTACATCACTTATACAAGCAACGGAAAATGTTTTGGCAGTGGTAACACTACCACAATTATTTGTTGCGGTAAGAGATACAGTATACAATCCGGGTGTGTTATACACCACGTTTTGTGTTGCATAAGTAGATGTTGCGGGCGATGCTCCGGAAGCACTCCAACTAAAACTATTGGAAGCTTTGCTTAAAGAACCGTCAAGCAGCATAGTTTGCATAGCACATTTGGTTGTATCTAAATTTATAACCGGAATTGGCAATGAATCTACTCGTATAAAAATAGAAGATGTAGAAGAACAACCACCGGAAACACTTGCCCCTGTTACTTCATAAGTTGTGCTTACAGTAGGTGTAGCAATTACTACTGCCCCAACAGTACTAGTTAGTCCGGCAGCAGGCGACCAATTATACCCAGAGATAGATAACGATGCTCCGGCTGAAAAAGTAACACTAGTGCCTTGACAAATAGAATTGGTATTCTTAGGTGTAGTAGTAATTATAATTTTAGGACTAGGTAAAATCGTTATTGGAATTGACATAGAATCTGTGGTCATACAAGCACCACCGGTAACTTTTAGCTTAACTACAGATGCTATTTGAGATGCTCCAGTATTTATAAATATAATTGTATCAACAATTTTAGTTGATTTACTAGGAAATCCATAAGGGAACTCCCACTCTACACCGCCTTGATAGGTTGATGCAGAGGCATCAAAAATAACAGTATCTCCGCTACATATAGGAGAATTTGGGATTTTTGTATTATCCACATTTACTTTTAATGGACTATTTGTTACATTAGGAAATATAAATAGTGCTGTAGGGGTTGGTGAAAATGCATATTGACCAGAACCGTTAGGATATTCGCCCCAATCACCTAAGTGAACTAGTTTATCTTGATAAAAAATACGAGTCCACACTTGATTCGTTCCTCCAAAAGGAACCGGATTTAGTGTGCCACTGGCAACAATAGCCAATCTATCTCCTGCAGCAAAATCAAGATTGCCTTCCAATGAATGAGAATGGGAAATCCCAACAAAGAAAGAACCTGGTGCCAATCCGGTTGTAGGTAGTTCTATCGGCTGTCCAAAGGTTACTCTTGTAAGTTTATTATTCTGCACATCATCAATAACAGTTTGAAATGGAATTTGAGAAGATTGACCAAGAAAAGTTCCGGGTTTTCCGGTACCATCATCTTCGTATACATTTACTGTAATATACTTACTTGCTGCATTAGAACTCGTTGCATAGCCAAAATTGATTGAAACACTAACGAGTGAGTCATTATTAAAACTAGGCAAATCAAATCGTTGTAAATGTTCCTTTTCTTTTAAGTCATTTACGCCAAATATATGTCCATGATTACCTGCAGAATCTATATAATTATAGTAGTACCCTATTGTAGTTTTGCTCCAAGCCCAATTAACAGTATCACACCCCCCGCCCGGATTTACCATAATTGTTTTATATGCTGTATCAGACTTGCTACCCTTTTTTGCAATCAATCTAATAATTTTAGAACCGAAAGAAACTGAGGATGGATAAAAACCAGTTACTTGCTGTGATAATGATGTTGTAGTTTGATTAGGTATTGTAGCATCTTGCAACTGCCAATCAAATGAAGAAGGTGCGTGTTTCGATTTATTTGTAATCCAAATATAGCCACCAGCCA
The Bacteroidota bacterium DNA segment above includes these coding regions:
- a CDS encoding OmpA family protein, translating into MQLFYQKKYSLYVILVVLCFYTSAFSQDEAVKCGSSENKEAIKNLEKGTDKKKYKKEERYKFLEKAMELDPDYIEAVFAYIQERILTIKYEKTKYKVIDEYLLKVIEKCPDFHAEPYYYLGFSYYEQEKYSECITYLEKFIKFKADDEKKYGKDYPALEEQSKEIIKYAKIYRDLDELKKNPVPFDPQLVEGVCTQNSEYLPIISPDDEMILFTRRVPQNSKNTVYQSDKEVEIFSFSKRGTNGKFDKGSAMPDPYNKNSNEGGATVSIDNKKLFYTICKDEGGEQLNCDIYYSELVGGTWTEIKKVDGINDPVYFDSQPTLSADGKSLYFASDRKGGLGGIDIYKTTRDVTGNWAPPVNLGPKINTEGHDKSPFMHSDSETLYFSSDGQPGFGGFDIFYVRKDEKGEWLTPKNIGYPINSEADDLGFFVSTDGHYGYFASNQSAKVKGKVVGGWDIYSFELYKEARPSAVAFIKGEMKDEKGAALKNATVEIKSAKSKEKTEAIVDTTTGEFIAIVNMKKKEDFVVTVKKEGYAFNSSLVSIKEENAVKEPTKINFESKPVEVGKAYTLNNIYFNSNSSKLKEESIAVIEEFVAYLKDNPTIKIEVHGHTDNVGDEASNISLSTDRAFSVFELLQEKGIPKGRLVAFKGFGKAKPVTTNDTEVGRAKNRRTEFVVLEK
- a CDS encoding T9SS type A sorting domain-containing protein; the encoded protein is MKINYFILFWVFAINASAQTLTFDDYLTRATAKECTKTQFGTSIPIPIYAFGAGGWVYEVGVHFDNTTTIQIDEFLVLIGGKKGTNATTFLAKLYNAGTDSLPNGSALGTTTLSFANAYAPAATINTASSALNFGTYTSIPFASPITLTSSFVASLTVDKTSNASSNQQLYLASNSCANNDGKGEARACIFPVTNAKDAGNSILSQQWYKVEKFYQKVNQINTPMPLDCDPLIIPLVVGESSPLSVEKEIKSESGNLIFYGHYPNPASSSVRINYSTRNTNDWVNLRVFDISGKTIFESNNNSSINSFFDINVSEYIPGTYYYGLKSVNGSVYSKFVVN
- a CDS encoding DUF2179 domain-containing protein produces the protein MDASFDYYNWILLPLLIFISRLFDVTLNTLRHIFTSKGYTKIVPILGFFEVLLWLIIVAQVMKNLNNVACYLAWACGFATGTYIGLKIEEKLALGNQIIRLITNQSTSGLIDLLREKNHGVTILSGEGAKGPVKILYIIAERKNVKDVIHIIDKNIEDAFYTIEDIRNSHHGIFASKRA
- a CDS encoding S8 family serine peptidase, whose amino-acid sequence is MKNKIHYLLLSFLIATLVVNAQKINDKFLDGNIWVKMKSSTSLPMPLPNASRTIDKKTLPFIADIEKISSVKLVRQPFVRTNDANLMNVYQIELANAQKVSEVVNILNRHSLVDYAEQVPLDKPCALPTPTDPGYTSQWELNKVNAAGAWALFSGTVSNGQVVVALVDDAININHQDLNIWKNSGEGGSSSTDGLDSDGNGYIDDYRGYDVASSDNNTSPVWPTDSALKHGTRMAGIIAAKTSNTITAVSHMASLGYSLVKTNGSTYGPQLMPVKATNTANVITHGYEGIIYAALNKANIICIPWGSSVASQTAYNILKYAQKQECIIIAAAGNNNSSNAFYPAAYNSSFNNIVAVAATESNDTKASFSNYGTWIDVSAPGQNIYTTDLSSSNTAFTTVSGTSASAALVASLCGLMMSYKVDLSSSDVINCLQNNTDAIVPTNIGTGRINAQKAIACLSATQYSDPFADFDVHPSTIMAGGYIWITNKSKHAPSSFDWQLQDATIPNQTTTSLSQQVTGFYPSSVSFGSKIIRLIAKKGSKSDTAYKTIMVNPGGGCDTVNWAWSKTTIGYYYNYIDSAGNHGHIFGVNDLKEKEHLQRFDLPSFNNDSLVSVSINFGYATSSNAASKYITVNVYEDDGTGKPGTFLGQSSQIPFQTVIDDVQNNKLTRVTFGQPIELPTTGLAPGSFFVGISHSHSLEGNLDFAAGDRLAIVASGTLNPVPFGGTNQVWTRIFYQDKLVHLGDWGEYPNGSGQYAFSPTPTALFIFPNVTNSPLKVNVDNTKIPNSPICSGDTVIFDASASTYQGGVEWEFPYGFPSKSTKIVDTIIFINTGASQIASVVKLKVTGGACMTTDSMSIPITILPSPKIIITTTPKNTNSICQGTSVTFSAGASLSISGYNWSPAAGLTSTVGAVVIATPTVSTTYEVTGASVSGGCSSTSSIFIRVDSLPIPVINLDTTKCAMQTMLLDGSLSKASNSFSWSASGASPATSTYATQNVVYNTPGLYTVSLTATNNCGSVTTAKTFSVACISDVNELELNSINSYYNSETKLVQISFVNGLNTAENHILRLVDNLGKVVSENTVIPSKVNNITSVDVSKLPLGIYYLSIHTSDSKTKYVNKLIIY